The Lentzea guizhouensis genome contains a region encoding:
- a CDS encoding 5'-nucleotidase: protein MAPSLENLLVVGVASSALFDLTESDAVFQSSGVEAYRTFQEARLDEPFQPGVAFPFIRRLLGLNALGPLVEVIVLSRNSPETGLRILRSAAHHGLSMTRAIFTEGRAPHEFMHALHMSLFLSANESDVLRATAGGLPAGQVLKSSFRDDDDPALRIAFDFDGVLADDAAERVYQASGLDSFQEHEVSNVVTPLDPGPLRDFLAGINRIQRVALDRVRVSVVTARSAPAHERAINSLKAWGLTVNDAFFLGGLKKGPILDVLKPHIFFDDQRGHLVETVPCVHVPFGVSNE, encoded by the coding sequence ATGGCCCCCAGCCTCGAGAACCTGCTGGTCGTCGGCGTCGCCTCCAGCGCCCTGTTCGACCTCACGGAGTCCGACGCGGTCTTCCAGTCCTCGGGTGTCGAGGCCTACCGCACCTTCCAGGAAGCCCGGCTCGACGAGCCGTTCCAGCCGGGCGTGGCGTTCCCGTTCATCCGTCGCCTGCTCGGCCTGAACGCGTTGGGGCCGCTGGTCGAGGTGATCGTGTTGTCCCGCAACTCCCCCGAGACCGGTTTGCGCATCCTGCGCTCCGCCGCGCACCACGGACTGTCGATGACCCGTGCGATCTTCACCGAGGGGCGGGCGCCGCACGAGTTCATGCACGCGTTGCACATGTCGTTGTTCCTGTCCGCCAACGAGTCGGACGTGCTGCGCGCAACCGCCGGTGGGCTTCCGGCCGGGCAGGTGCTGAAGTCGTCGTTCCGCGATGACGATGATCCGGCTCTGCGGATCGCGTTCGACTTCGACGGGGTGCTGGCGGATGACGCTGCTGAGCGCGTGTACCAGGCTTCCGGGTTGGACTCGTTCCAGGAGCACGAGGTCTCCAACGTGGTGACGCCGCTGGATCCCGGGCCGTTGCGCGATTTTCTGGCCGGGATCAACCGGATCCAGCGGGTGGCTCTGGACCGGGTGCGGGTGTCGGTGGTGACGGCCCGGTCGGCGCCGGCGCACGAGCGGGCGATCAACAGCCTGAAGGCGTGGGGGCTGACGGTCAACGACGCGTTCTTCCTGGGTGGGTTGAAGAAGGGGCCGATCCTGGACGTGTTGAAGCCGCACATCTTCTTCGACGACCAGCGCGGGCACCTGGTGGAGACGGTGCCGTGCGTGCACGTGCCGTTCGGCGTGTCGAATGAGTAG
- a CDS encoding YiaA/YiaB family inner membrane protein, translating into MTTKPASTPTSGAFYVQAVLSFGLSLTAVAIGVVFLPVDGWVRAFLGIAMLYTVTSAFTLAKVIRDRQEDTYISSRVDRARLDKLLAEHDPFKLDAA; encoded by the coding sequence ATGACCACCAAGCCTGCCAGCACCCCGACTTCCGGCGCCTTCTACGTGCAGGCGGTCCTGTCCTTCGGCCTTTCGCTGACCGCCGTCGCCATCGGAGTCGTGTTCCTGCCCGTCGACGGCTGGGTGCGCGCGTTCCTGGGCATCGCGATGCTCTACACGGTCACGTCAGCGTTCACGCTGGCCAAGGTGATCAGGGACCGGCAGGAGGACACCTACATCTCGAGCCGGGTGGACAGAGCGCGGCTGGACAAGCTGCTGGCCGAGCACGACCCGTTCAAGCTGGACGCGGCCTGA
- a CDS encoding DUF2625 family protein: MGAVVRDIAELVDVDDPGWPVVAEAVPSSCVVLPPDEAACRATLLQLQVTARSLLGAVVLNTGGMVLHHGWLRVYGGSGGALPGLGEVNGFPAVVDPAWAPVGGLVLAHDVLGGVFALNGMDCAAFGRPGEPGQVVYFAPDSLEWETFDGGQGAWLMWMLDGGVERYYEGMFWPGWQAEVAGLGLRDGITTYPPLWSKEGLSDVAGTTRSAAPMSSQLAFNAHTCGQLGLADPGPLGTV; encoded by the coding sequence TTGGGGGCGGTCGTGCGGGACATCGCGGAGCTGGTCGACGTGGACGACCCGGGCTGGCCGGTGGTGGCGGAGGCGGTTCCCTCTTCGTGCGTGGTGCTGCCGCCGGATGAGGCTGCCTGCCGGGCGACGTTGCTGCAGCTGCAGGTGACCGCGCGGTCGTTGCTGGGTGCGGTGGTGCTGAACACCGGTGGGATGGTGCTGCACCACGGGTGGCTGCGCGTGTACGGCGGCTCGGGTGGTGCGTTGCCGGGTCTGGGGGAGGTCAACGGGTTTCCGGCCGTGGTGGACCCGGCGTGGGCTCCTGTCGGTGGGCTGGTGCTGGCCCACGACGTGCTGGGCGGCGTGTTCGCGTTGAACGGCATGGACTGCGCGGCGTTCGGCCGGCCGGGGGAGCCGGGGCAGGTCGTCTACTTCGCACCGGACTCGCTGGAGTGGGAGACGTTCGACGGCGGGCAGGGCGCGTGGCTGATGTGGATGCTCGACGGTGGGGTGGAGCGGTACTACGAGGGCATGTTCTGGCCGGGGTGGCAGGCGGAGGTGGCTGGGCTCGGCTTGCGTGACGGGATCACGACGTACCCGCCGTTGTGGTCGAAGGAGGGGCTGTCGGACGTTGCCGGGACCACGCGGTCTGCCGCACCGATGAGCTCGCAGCTCGCGTTCAACGCACACACGTGCGGTCAGCTCGGGCTTGCTGATCCTGGCCCGCTCGGCACCGTCTGA
- a CDS encoding GNAT family N-acetyltransferase, producing the protein MTNWPPTPIKTERLVLRESEAKDREVLVDLFSSPEVATYISDVPPRDEVDRTAPPVPGRRFGFFVVELDGAAIGMVSFDRRPPEHPGHTRTGGGEHELAYLFLPSSWGNGYASEACAAAMRWFAATLPGEPLVLTTQVANESSLRLALKLGFTEVERFEWYDAEQWFGVWSPVS; encoded by the coding sequence ATGACGAACTGGCCGCCCACTCCGATCAAGACCGAACGGCTCGTCCTGCGCGAGTCCGAGGCCAAGGACCGGGAAGTGCTCGTCGACCTGTTCTCCTCGCCGGAGGTGGCCACCTACATCAGCGACGTCCCGCCGCGGGACGAGGTCGACCGCACGGCGCCCCCGGTTCCCGGCCGGCGCTTCGGGTTCTTCGTGGTCGAGCTGGACGGGGCGGCGATCGGCATGGTCTCGTTCGACCGGCGGCCACCGGAGCACCCCGGCCACACCCGGACCGGGGGCGGCGAGCACGAGCTCGCCTACCTGTTCCTGCCGAGCTCCTGGGGCAACGGGTACGCGTCCGAGGCGTGCGCGGCGGCGATGCGGTGGTTCGCCGCGACGCTGCCCGGTGAGCCGCTGGTGCTCACGACCCAGGTGGCCAACGAGAGCTCCCTGCGGCTCGCGCTGAAGCTGGGCTTCACCGAGGTGGAGCGGTTCGAGTGGTATGACGCCGAGCAGTGGTTCGGCGTGTGGTCCCCGGTCAGCTGA
- a CDS encoding Clp protease N-terminal domain-containing protein — MPKVNVYLPDELADTVKELNIPVSAICQRALEGSVKRITSIRALEAKDLVESSERVEQFTQRAKDALRLAVEVASGQPRLTSEHLLEGLLREGGNLALDVLRAIDIEPGSVRRTFTAEDSTTVLGGLESDAANALELAVVEAIALGHNYVGCEHLLLGLVAEPDGAGGQVLRDRGADLKSARRAVQTALAGIIHLKKQQQSTPDAAKVLEMIMTRLARLEQHAGIG, encoded by the coding sequence ATGCCTAAGGTCAACGTGTACCTGCCGGACGAGCTCGCGGACACCGTGAAGGAGCTCAACATCCCGGTCTCCGCCATCTGTCAGCGCGCACTCGAAGGGTCGGTCAAACGCATCACGTCCATTCGCGCGTTGGAGGCCAAAGACCTCGTAGAAAGCTCTGAGCGCGTCGAACAGTTCACCCAGCGCGCGAAGGACGCCCTTCGCCTCGCCGTCGAGGTCGCGTCCGGGCAACCGCGCCTCACCAGCGAGCACCTGTTGGAGGGCCTGCTCCGCGAAGGCGGCAACCTGGCGCTGGACGTGTTGAGGGCGATCGACATCGAGCCGGGCTCGGTACGCCGCACGTTCACCGCCGAGGACAGCACCACCGTACTCGGGGGCCTGGAGTCCGACGCGGCCAACGCTCTGGAGCTGGCGGTGGTCGAGGCGATTGCCCTGGGACACAACTACGTCGGCTGCGAACACCTGCTGCTCGGTCTGGTGGCCGAGCCGGACGGTGCGGGCGGCCAGGTGCTGCGCGACCGCGGTGCCGACCTCAAGTCCGCGCGGCGCGCGGTGCAGACGGCGCTCGCGGGCATCATCCACCTCAAGAAGCAGCAGCAGAGCACGCCGGACGCGGCCAAGGTCCTGGAGATGATCATGACTCGGCTGGCTCGGCTGGAGCAGCACGCGGGTATCGGCTGA
- a CDS encoding glycosyl hydrolase family 18 protein, which produces MRSLRSRLGTACLALAAAAATITVTAPAAQAAYPAGFKSVGYMPSWSGSVSSIQYSKLTHINYSFVLPNSNGTLQGVPDPGKLQQLVSLGHQNGVKVSIAVGGWNDGNDDNFEVLAASANGRTTFVNALVNLVNQYNLDGVDMDWEYPDPGVEGDNYTLLMRQLGDALHSRGKLLTAAVVSEGGTANGVQPAVFGIVDWLNIMAYDGGSPHANYDWSINSVNFWKNRGLPASKAVLGVPFYSRPTYIAYKDLVAQDPANANRDTYNGNSYNGIPTIKRKTTWALANAGGIMNWELSQDTTGSTSLLNAIWEAASGGNPNPPTGGTITGFGGKCVDVAGASSANGTAVQLWTCNGTNAQQWTRNGQTLRALGKCLDASGTANGAVTQLWDCTGAGNQQWTAEANGQLRNVASGRCLDATGPSSADGTRLQLWDCAATANQRWTLNA; this is translated from the coding sequence ATGCGTTCACTCCGATCTCGCCTCGGTACGGCCTGCCTCGCGCTGGCCGCCGCCGCGGCGACCATCACGGTCACGGCGCCTGCCGCGCAGGCCGCCTATCCGGCCGGGTTCAAGAGCGTCGGCTACATGCCGTCGTGGTCCGGCAGCGTCAGCTCCATCCAGTACAGCAAGCTGACGCACATCAACTACTCGTTCGTGCTGCCGAACTCGAACGGCACGCTCCAGGGCGTTCCCGACCCCGGCAAGCTGCAGCAGCTGGTGAGCCTCGGCCACCAGAACGGCGTCAAGGTCTCGATCGCGGTCGGTGGCTGGAACGACGGCAACGACGACAACTTCGAGGTCCTGGCCGCCAGCGCGAACGGGCGCACCACGTTCGTCAACGCGTTGGTCAACCTGGTCAACCAGTACAACCTCGACGGCGTCGACATGGACTGGGAGTACCCGGATCCGGGCGTCGAGGGTGACAACTACACCCTGCTCATGCGGCAGCTCGGCGACGCGCTGCACAGCCGGGGCAAGCTGCTCACCGCGGCCGTCGTGTCCGAGGGCGGCACGGCCAACGGCGTGCAGCCCGCGGTGTTCGGGATCGTCGACTGGCTGAACATCATGGCCTACGACGGTGGCAGCCCGCACGCCAACTACGACTGGTCGATCAACAGCGTCAACTTCTGGAAGAACCGCGGCTTGCCGGCCAGCAAGGCCGTGCTCGGCGTGCCGTTCTACAGCCGGCCGACCTACATCGCCTACAAGGACCTCGTGGCGCAGGACCCGGCCAACGCCAACCGCGACACCTACAACGGCAACTCCTACAACGGCATCCCCACGATCAAGCGCAAGACGACGTGGGCGCTCGCCAACGCCGGCGGCATCATGAACTGGGAGCTCTCCCAGGACACCACCGGCAGCACCAGCCTGCTCAACGCCATCTGGGAGGCCGCGTCCGGCGGCAACCCGAACCCGCCCACCGGCGGCACGATCACCGGCTTCGGCGGCAAGTGCGTCGACGTGGCCGGTGCGAGCTCCGCCAACGGCACGGCGGTGCAGCTCTGGACGTGCAACGGCACCAACGCCCAGCAGTGGACCCGCAACGGTCAGACGCTGCGCGCGCTGGGCAAGTGCCTCGACGCGTCCGGCACGGCCAACGGCGCCGTGACCCAGCTCTGGGACTGCACCGGCGCCGGCAACCAGCAGTGGACGGCCGAGGCGAACGGCCAGCTGCGCAACGTGGCCTCAGGACGTTGTCTCGACGCCACCGGCCCCAGCTCGGCCGACGGCACCAGGCTCCAGCTCTGGGACTGCGCCGCCACCGCCAACCAGCGGTGGACGCTCAACGCCTGA
- a CDS encoding VOC family protein: MTTVSYYADDLEEARAWYTALLGVEAYFEGRTPDGTLGYVEFRIGDYQAELGLVQRAFQVTPSDGPGGAILYWAVDDLDATLARLFELGAKVHDEPRVRGEGFVTASVVDPFGNVLGVMTNVHYFDVLERNRG, encoded by the coding sequence ATGACGACCGTGTCCTACTACGCCGACGACCTGGAGGAGGCCCGCGCCTGGTACACGGCGCTGCTGGGGGTCGAGGCCTACTTCGAGGGCCGGACGCCGGACGGGACGCTGGGGTACGTCGAGTTCCGGATCGGCGACTACCAGGCGGAGCTCGGGCTGGTGCAGCGCGCCTTCCAGGTCACGCCGTCGGACGGTCCGGGCGGCGCGATCCTCTACTGGGCGGTGGACGACCTCGACGCGACGCTGGCCAGGCTGTTCGAGCTCGGGGCGAAGGTGCACGACGAGCCGCGGGTGCGGGGTGAGGGGTTCGTGACGGCGTCGGTGGTGGACCCGTTCGGGAACGTCCTCGGCGTGATGACGAACGTGCACTACTTCGACGTGCTGGAGCGCAACCGGGGTTGA
- a CDS encoding protein kinase domain-containing protein → MEENKRLIGSRYRLRTKVGQGAMGVVWQAYDENLHRVVAAKELLVLAGLDESKVERAKHRAMREARLAARLEHPNAIRVYDAVEDDGQPWLIMEYLPSRSLAALISEQGTLPPREVARIGCYTAAALAAAHRNGIQHRDVKPGNVLIGDHEVKITDFGVSRATGDDGTATATGTVGTPAFFSPEIARGEEAGLPSDVFSLGATLYNAVEGSPPFGAADNHIAMLHRVASGSIMPPANAGPLLAPVLFRLLATDPERRPTMEEAVHLLAAVVNETPQASESTVVIPATVELPVEALPEAKAKRAKKAEAAAAGAAAGVAGAAQAEAAGLTAPPKPEATRPTLTRPTRPSPTAEAGAAQTEAARTEAAAQTNAAEADAGQTIPEPAAGTTADGATDGSEGAVAAAAAGEPEAAAVVDPPAAKEEPAPAEEPPAAEEPVAAQQETTAVASTATPPAAQPAPPAPTPQAEPAYVPSAAPVTPAAPVPPAQDEERRRNPLVLIGIIVLVIAVGVGAFFLWPKGNNDPSANNDASTGTSGPTTTSQTPTQPQQTQSQAQSQSQTPPPQQTQTNPPSTPNPTVVPPPATTPGTAQEAMVAYYAQIPGNLEAGYATLTDRFKVSRKISTFQAYQQWWRDFSRVELSDIATQGDNVVTATVTYRKGGAVTSTERHTYTLVQQNGKWMIDNQAP, encoded by the coding sequence GTGGAGGAGAACAAACGGCTCATCGGGAGCCGGTACCGGTTGAGGACGAAGGTCGGCCAGGGCGCGATGGGCGTCGTGTGGCAGGCGTACGACGAGAACCTGCACCGCGTCGTGGCAGCGAAGGAGCTGCTCGTGCTGGCGGGACTCGACGAGTCCAAGGTCGAACGCGCCAAGCACAGGGCCATGCGCGAGGCGCGCCTGGCCGCGAGGCTGGAGCACCCGAACGCCATCCGCGTGTACGACGCGGTCGAGGACGACGGTCAGCCGTGGCTGATCATGGAGTACCTCCCCTCCCGCAGCCTCGCGGCGTTGATCAGCGAGCAGGGCACCCTGCCGCCGCGCGAGGTCGCCCGCATCGGCTGCTACACCGCCGCCGCGCTGGCCGCCGCGCACCGCAACGGCATCCAGCACCGCGACGTGAAGCCCGGCAACGTCCTGATCGGCGACCACGAGGTCAAGATCACCGACTTCGGCGTCTCCCGCGCCACCGGCGACGACGGCACCGCGACGGCGACCGGCACCGTCGGCACCCCCGCGTTCTTCTCCCCCGAGATCGCCCGCGGCGAGGAGGCCGGCCTCCCGTCGGACGTCTTCTCCCTGGGCGCCACGCTCTACAACGCCGTCGAGGGCTCACCGCCGTTCGGCGCGGCCGACAACCACATCGCGATGCTGCACCGCGTCGCGAGCGGGTCGATCATGCCGCCCGCCAACGCCGGTCCGCTGCTCGCGCCGGTGCTGTTCCGGCTGCTGGCCACCGATCCGGAGCGCCGCCCCACGATGGAGGAGGCCGTGCACCTGCTGGCCGCCGTCGTGAACGAGACGCCGCAGGCGTCCGAGTCCACCGTGGTCATCCCGGCGACCGTGGAGCTGCCGGTCGAGGCGCTGCCGGAGGCGAAGGCCAAGCGGGCGAAGAAAGCAGAGGCCGCGGCGGCGGGTGCCGCGGCGGGGGTCGCGGGTGCCGCGCAGGCGGAGGCCGCCGGGCTGACGGCGCCACCGAAGCCGGAAGCGACCAGGCCGACGCTGACCAGGCCGACGCGGCCAAGCCCGACGGCAGAGGCCGGCGCTGCCCAGACCGAGGCAGCCCGGACCGAGGCTGCTGCCCAGACCAACGCGGCAGAAGCCGACGCTGGGCAGACCATTCCCGAGCCCGCGGCCGGCACCACGGCGGACGGCGCGACCGACGGCTCCGAGGGAGCAGTGGCCGCCGCGGCAGCCGGAGAACCGGAAGCCGCCGCCGTCGTGGACCCGCCCGCGGCGAAAGAGGAGCCCGCGCCTGCGGAAGAGCCACCCGCTGCGGAAGAACCTGTTGCCGCGCAACAGGAAACCACTGCGGTAGCCAGCACCGCCACCCCACCGGCCGCGCAACCCGCTCCCCCGGCGCCGACCCCGCAGGCCGAGCCCGCCTACGTTCCCTCCGCTGCCCCCGTCACGCCTGCCGCTCCCGTCCCGCCCGCCCAGGACGAGGAACGGCGCAGGAACCCCCTCGTCCTCATCGGCATCATCGTCTTGGTGATCGCGGTTGGCGTCGGTGCGTTCTTCCTGTGGCCCAAGGGGAACAACGACCCGTCGGCGAACAACGACGCCTCCACCGGCACTTCCGGCCCGACGACCACGAGCCAGACCCCGACGCAACCGCAGCAGACCCAGTCGCAGGCCCAGTCCCAGTCGCAGACCCCGCCGCCACAACAGACCCAGACGAACCCGCCGAGCACCCCGAACCCCACGGTGGTGCCACCGCCCGCGACGACGCCGGGCACGGCCCAGGAAGCAATGGTGGCGTACTACGCGCAGATCCCCGGCAACCTCGAAGCGGGCTACGCGACTCTCACCGACCGCTTCAAGGTGTCCAGGAAGATCTCGACCTTCCAGGCATACCAGCAGTGGTGGCGCGACTTCAGCCGCGTGGAGCTGTCCGACATCGCGACGCAGGGCGACAACGTCGTGACGGCGACCGTGACCTACCGCAAGGGCGGTGCCGTCACGAGCACCGAGCGCCACACGTACACCCTGGTGCAGCAGAACGGCAAGTGGATGATCGACAATCAGGCACCATGA
- a CDS encoding DMT family transporter, protein MYWVVLVLSGVLEAVWATALAASRGFRRPWPVVVFAVSMTLSVAGLAWAMREIPVGTAYAVWVGVGAVLTVLVAVARGEEKLGVAKALVLAALIGCVAGLKVVS, encoded by the coding sequence ATGTACTGGGTCGTGCTCGTTCTGTCGGGAGTGCTGGAGGCCGTGTGGGCCACGGCGCTCGCGGCGTCGCGCGGGTTTCGCCGGCCGTGGCCGGTGGTGGTGTTCGCCGTGTCGATGACGTTGAGCGTCGCCGGGCTGGCGTGGGCGATGCGGGAGATCCCCGTCGGTACCGCTTACGCGGTGTGGGTCGGGGTGGGGGCCGTGCTCACGGTCCTCGTCGCGGTGGCGCGGGGTGAGGAGAAGCTGGGCGTGGCCAAGGCGTTGGTGCTCGCGGCCCTGATCGGCTGCGTCGCCGGGCTGAAGGTGGTGAGCTGA
- a CDS encoding DMT family transporter, whose amino-acid sequence MSWVVLLVSAVLEAVWATALSERAYLLFAVAATLSMVGLSVAMKRIPVGTAYAVWVGVGAALTVTWAMITGAEAVSVWKIVFLTGIIACVIGLKFLKNSGVERPPLVGGGGAVPELEPGAVGRAGAGGVETTS is encoded by the coding sequence ATGTCGTGGGTCGTGCTGCTGGTCAGCGCCGTGCTGGAGGCGGTGTGGGCGACGGCGTTGTCCGAGCGGGCCTACCTGCTCTTCGCGGTGGCCGCGACGCTCAGCATGGTGGGTCTTTCCGTTGCGATGAAACGGATTCCGGTCGGCACGGCGTACGCGGTGTGGGTCGGGGTGGGTGCGGCGCTGACCGTGACGTGGGCGATGATCACCGGCGCGGAAGCCGTCTCCGTCTGGAAGATCGTCTTCCTCACCGGGATCATCGCCTGCGTCATCGGGCTGAAGTTCCTGAAGAACTCAGGCGTTGAGCGTCCACCGCTGGTTGGCGGTGGCGGCGCAGTCCCAGAGCTGGAGCCTGGTGCCGTCGGCCGAGCTGGGGCCGGTGGCGTCGAGACAACGTCCTGA
- a CDS encoding helix-turn-helix transcriptional regulator produces MRADRLVATLLLMQARGRVTAAELAEELEVSTATARRDLEALSAAGVPVYPQPGRGGGWSLVGGARTDLSGLTAAEAQALFLIAGPAASVAPQVKSALRKLVRALPGTFRAEAQAAAEAVVIDAAAWGDDTEEQPALVSHLQEAVVRQRKVRLTYAKRGAAASKRVVDPWGLVDKDGIWYLVAGTPDGQRTFRIDRIEDAEATGEKASRPDDFELARAWDSVVTAVERKRAETTAALLVPTRFLDIFRHQHGRHCTVVETAGDHTRVELTAPRPLDIARNIAGWGGLVVVESPGSVQAHLADIGAELVSRYPRAAPAEPAES; encoded by the coding sequence ATGCGCGCAGACCGTCTCGTCGCCACGTTGTTGCTGATGCAGGCCCGCGGCCGGGTGACCGCCGCCGAACTGGCCGAGGAGCTGGAGGTCTCCACCGCGACCGCCCGGCGCGACCTGGAGGCGTTGTCCGCGGCGGGGGTGCCGGTGTACCCCCAACCCGGCCGGGGTGGGGGCTGGTCGCTCGTCGGTGGCGCGCGCACGGACCTCAGCGGGCTCACCGCGGCCGAGGCGCAGGCGCTGTTCCTCATCGCCGGACCGGCGGCTTCCGTTGCGCCGCAGGTGAAGTCGGCACTGCGCAAGCTCGTGCGCGCGTTGCCGGGCACGTTCCGGGCCGAGGCGCAGGCGGCCGCGGAAGCCGTCGTCATCGACGCGGCGGCGTGGGGTGACGACACCGAGGAACAGCCGGCACTGGTCTCACACCTGCAAGAAGCCGTGGTGCGCCAGCGGAAGGTACGGCTGACCTACGCGAAGCGCGGGGCCGCGGCGAGCAAGCGCGTGGTCGACCCGTGGGGACTCGTTGACAAGGACGGCATCTGGTACCTGGTCGCCGGTACGCCCGACGGCCAGCGCACGTTCCGGATCGACCGGATCGAGGACGCCGAGGCGACCGGTGAGAAGGCGAGCAGGCCGGACGATTTCGAGCTCGCGCGGGCGTGGGACTCGGTCGTCACGGCGGTGGAGCGCAAGCGGGCGGAGACCACGGCGGCGCTGCTGGTGCCGACCAGGTTCCTGGACATCTTCCGGCACCAGCACGGCCGGCACTGCACGGTCGTCGAGACCGCGGGCGACCACACGCGGGTGGAGCTGACCGCGCCGCGCCCGCTCGACATCGCCCGCAACATCGCCGGGTGGGGCGGGCTGGTCGTGGTCGAGTCGCCCGGCAGCGTCCAGGCGCACCTGGCGGACATCGGGGCGGAACTGGTCAGCCGATACCCGCGTGCTGCTCCAGCCGAGCCAGCCGAGTCATGA
- a CDS encoding SDR family NAD(P)-dependent oxidoreductase, with protein MTRRALVTGASRGIGAAIAHALASDGHRVAVHFRSDPEQARNVADSLPGDGHVTVQGDIGAGQAEQIVTEAADRLGGLDVLVNNAGIYFHHPITTTSFTEWQDAWRRTVELNLYGPADLTWHAVRHMTEGARIINVGSRGAFRGEPDAPAYGAAKAGLHALTQSLAQSLAPQGIAVAAVAPGFVRTGMVTELLASPEGDAIRAQSPFGRVAEPEEVAAAVAWLATPAATWASGTVMDVNGASYLR; from the coding sequence ATGACCAGACGTGCACTCGTGACCGGTGCCTCCCGCGGCATCGGCGCTGCCATCGCCCACGCGCTCGCCTCCGACGGCCACCGGGTCGCTGTCCACTTCCGCAGCGACCCGGAGCAGGCACGGAACGTCGCCGACAGCCTGCCCGGCGACGGCCACGTCACCGTTCAGGGTGACATCGGCGCCGGCCAGGCCGAACAGATCGTCACCGAGGCCGCCGACCGGCTCGGCGGCCTCGACGTGCTGGTCAACAACGCCGGCATCTACTTCCACCACCCGATCACCACGACGAGCTTCACCGAGTGGCAGGACGCGTGGCGGCGCACGGTGGAGCTCAACCTGTACGGGCCGGCCGACCTCACGTGGCACGCCGTCCGGCACATGACCGAGGGCGCGAGGATCATCAACGTCGGCTCGCGCGGCGCGTTCCGGGGCGAACCCGACGCCCCCGCGTACGGCGCGGCCAAGGCGGGGCTGCACGCGCTGACCCAGTCGCTGGCGCAGTCGCTCGCACCGCAGGGCATCGCGGTGGCCGCGGTGGCGCCGGGGTTCGTGCGCACCGGCATGGTGACCGAACTGCTCGCCAGTCCGGAGGGGGACGCCATCCGCGCGCAGAGCCCGTTCGGGCGCGTCGCGGAACCCGAGGAGGTCGCCGCCGCGGTCGCGTGGCTGGCGACACCGGCCGCGACCTGGGCCAGCGGCACGGTCATGGATGTGAACGGGGCCTCCTACCTGCGGTGA
- a CDS encoding DUF1304 family protein — protein sequence MHHSVFRQPAEDVPVIRLRACGVGFYNVFLACGPVAGLVALHTGHELVARTLPVHLGWFVLLSSVVLAVADRLALSRPRDSAWGGVLAQGLPALVLLLFV from the coding sequence GTGCACCACTCGGTGTTCCGGCAGCCCGCCGAGGACGTGCCGGTGATCCGGCTGCGGGCGTGCGGGGTGGGGTTCTACAACGTGTTCCTGGCGTGCGGCCCGGTCGCGGGGCTGGTGGCGCTGCACACCGGGCACGAGCTGGTCGCGCGCACGCTGCCGGTCCACCTGGGGTGGTTCGTGCTGCTGTCGAGCGTCGTGCTGGCCGTTGCCGACCGGCTGGCGCTGAGCAGGCCGCGCGACAGCGCCTGGGGTGGCGTGCTGGCGCAGGGGTTGCCGGCGCTGGTGCTGCTGCTGTTCGTGTGA